The Daucus carota subsp. sativus chromosome 7, DH1 v3.0, whole genome shotgun sequence genome window below encodes:
- the LOC108194510 gene encoding uncharacterized protein LOC108194510 isoform X3 gives MFRSLISSDKALAAQNKFLEQRRRGSPGQMPSKGKSISSLEAMGIKIYGVDEPNMGESKSEISWENIAGYSQQKRCKFETNRPRAVLFEGPPGIVFGWL, from the exons ATGTTCCGTTCACTCATCAGCTCTGATAAAGCA TTGGCAGCGCAAAACAAATTCCTGGAACAAAGGCGAAGGGGAAGTCCAGGACAAATGCCATCCAAAGGAAAGTCTATTTCTAGTCTTGAGGCCATGGGGATTAAAATCTATGGAGTAGACGAACCTAATATGGGGGAGTCAAAAAGTGAAATTTCATGGGAAAATATAGCTGGTTATAGTCAGCAGAAAAG GTGCAAGTTTGAGACAAACAGACCCCGAGCTGTTCTTTTTGAAGGCCCTCCAG GAATTGTATTTGGTTggctttga
- the LOC108194510 gene encoding uncharacterized protein LOC108194510 isoform X1: protein MFRSLISSDKALAAQNKFLEQRRRGSPGQMPSKGKSISSLEAMGIKIYGVDEPNMGESKSEISWENIAGYSQQKRRYHIIAIHSPEVYDDIARGTRCKFETNRPRAVLFEGPPGIVFGWL, encoded by the exons ATGTTCCGTTCACTCATCAGCTCTGATAAAGCA TTGGCAGCGCAAAACAAATTCCTGGAACAAAGGCGAAGGGGAAGTCCAGGACAAATGCCATCCAAAGGAAAGTCTATTTCTAGTCTTGAGGCCATGGGGATTAAAATCTATGGAGTAGACGAACCTAATATGGGGGAGTCAAAAAGTGAAATTTCATGGGAAAATATAGCTGGTTATAGTCAGCAGAAAAG AAGATACCATATTATTGCCATACACAGTCCCGAAGTGTATGATGATATTGCTCGTGGAACCAGGTGCAAGTTTGAGACAAACAGACCCCGAGCTGTTCTTTTTGAAGGCCCTCCAG GAATTGTATTTGGTTggctttga
- the LOC108194510 gene encoding uncharacterized protein LOC108194510 isoform X2, whose amino-acid sequence MFRSLISSDKALAAQNKFLEQRRRGSPGQMPSKGKSISSLEAMGIKIYGVDEPNMGESKSEISWENIAGYSQQKRYHIIAIHSPEVYDDIARGTRCKFETNRPRAVLFEGPPGIVFGWL is encoded by the exons ATGTTCCGTTCACTCATCAGCTCTGATAAAGCA TTGGCAGCGCAAAACAAATTCCTGGAACAAAGGCGAAGGGGAAGTCCAGGACAAATGCCATCCAAAGGAAAGTCTATTTCTAGTCTTGAGGCCATGGGGATTAAAATCTATGGAGTAGACGAACCTAATATGGGGGAGTCAAAAAGTGAAATTTCATGGGAAAATATAGCTGGTTATAGTCAGCAGAAAAG ATACCATATTATTGCCATACACAGTCCCGAAGTGTATGATGATATTGCTCGTGGAACCAGGTGCAAGTTTGAGACAAACAGACCCCGAGCTGTTCTTTTTGAAGGCCCTCCAG GAATTGTATTTGGTTggctttga